The following proteins are encoded in a genomic region of Planctomycetaceae bacterium:
- a CDS encoding YiiX/YebB-like N1pC/P60 family cysteine hydrolase, whose protein sequence is MSYDELRLGAATVVNIADHFDGMKAEATLLAQAFHASERGFFTPTEDEQTRHLLVSYWTARNALFELVSSLHQVDRFEPERRGLALAIAYAGALVLVDGARFLRESFHHRPVVRSKLNEPEPHYGIPRGTYDLVQKSLTSTVHAWHLYHAAKYVQQHWSPLNEVAKGTIEFQHALSIIPRLQHRLDVTVDRYLVARTRVRARALRTRLGTELLGRALYGLQKLVSQLISEKYLQSGHKPHLPSDVEASLQTLLQPGDVIITRKEHAITNYFLPGYWPHAALYIGTTTELQESGLHEHDNVRSRWQALQDCDAQRPNRVLESLKDGVRVRSLAVPLSCDAVTVIRPTLSRQDVLIAIGRGFFHDGKPYDFDFDFSRSDRMVCTEVVYRSYEGIGGLNFELTRRAGRLTLSAEDLLKMALNRNGFQVVVSFCPLKSSEIASGGTAEQTVRETIGRKNPSASNPSEEQSEK, encoded by the coding sequence ATGTCCTACGACGAACTGCGACTCGGCGCCGCGACTGTGGTCAACATCGCCGACCACTTCGACGGCATGAAGGCCGAAGCGACGTTGCTCGCGCAGGCGTTTCACGCTTCTGAACGCGGCTTTTTTACGCCGACCGAAGACGAGCAAACGCGGCACCTGCTGGTGTCCTACTGGACCGCTCGCAACGCGCTGTTCGAACTTGTCAGTTCGCTGCATCAGGTCGATCGTTTTGAACCGGAACGTCGCGGACTGGCTCTGGCGATCGCTTATGCCGGAGCCCTGGTGCTGGTCGACGGCGCTCGATTTCTGCGCGAGAGCTTTCATCATCGGCCTGTTGTGCGATCCAAGCTGAACGAACCGGAACCGCACTACGGCATTCCGCGCGGCACGTACGACCTGGTGCAAAAGTCACTGACCAGCACTGTTCATGCGTGGCACCTTTATCACGCCGCGAAGTACGTCCAGCAGCACTGGTCGCCCTTGAATGAAGTTGCGAAGGGGACGATCGAATTTCAGCACGCACTGTCCATCATTCCGCGGCTTCAGCATCGGCTGGACGTCACGGTTGACCGATATCTGGTCGCCCGAACCCGCGTCCGCGCGCGGGCGCTGAGAACTCGACTGGGCACAGAACTTCTGGGGCGAGCTTTGTACGGGCTGCAGAAGCTTGTTTCGCAGTTGATTTCGGAGAAGTATCTGCAGTCGGGACACAAGCCGCATCTGCCATCGGACGTGGAAGCCAGCCTGCAGACACTGCTGCAGCCGGGCGACGTGATCATCACTCGCAAGGAACACGCGATCACGAACTATTTTCTGCCAGGGTATTGGCCTCATGCGGCGCTGTACATCGGCACGACGACCGAACTTCAGGAAAGCGGACTGCACGAACATGACAATGTCCGGTCGCGCTGGCAGGCTCTGCAGGACTGCGATGCTCAGCGACCGAATCGGGTTCTGGAATCGCTGAAGGACGGAGTCCGGGTGCGGTCGCTGGCTGTGCCGCTGTCCTGCGATGCGGTTACCGTCATTCGCCCGACGTTGTCCCGGCAGGACGTGCTGATCGCGATCGGCCGGGGATTCTTTCACGACGGCAAGCCGTACGATTTCGACTTCGACTTTTCACGATCAGATCGAATGGTCTGCACCGAAGTTGTGTATCGGTCCTATGAAGGTATCGGCGGCCTGAATTTCGAACTGACTCGCCGCGCCGGACGCCTGACACTGTCCGCCGAGGATCTGCTGAAGATGGCGCTGAATCGCAACGGCTTTCAGGTTGTCGTGAGTTTCTGTCCGCTGAAATCCAGTGAGATTGCGTCCGGCGGGACGGCGGAACAAACTGTTCGTGAGACGATTGGCCGCAAGAATCCGTCCGCCTCAAATCCTTCGGAGGAGCAATCAGAGAAATGA
- a CDS encoding ATP-binding protein, with product MAAVIGRDSEKAELDRALVSGQPELIAVYGRRRVGKTFLIREYLANAICFELTGLHNETLPRQLENFSRRLREQTGADEPVPQSWLEAFGQLRGFLSNQRSKQKRVLFFDEFPWLAGRRSGFLSAFEEFWNSFASRDSGIVCIICGSAASWMITKVINAKGGLHNRATATLRLEPFTLAETKEYLQHRRVSLTDLQITQLYTVLGGIPHYLQRVKRGQSAAQTIDELCFTKDGLLAREFDNLYAALFENADRHESVVRVLADTRQGLTRTELVRSASLESGGTLTKVLRELSESGFIREMPALHAVRKNSLLRLTDEYSLFYLKWIETNRMSGADVWLTKSSGQKYKSWCGYAFENLCLKHVPQIKAALGISGVLTEEASWHYRAADDSQQGAQIDLLIDRNDQCINVCEMKFSEAPFTIDKRYAAELRRKLAVFRERSKTNKSIFLTMVTSAGLRQNQYSRELVAGEVTLADLFEPLKRQKSQSAVRSE from the coding sequence ATGGCTGCTGTGATCGGTCGCGACTCGGAAAAGGCGGAACTGGATCGGGCACTTGTTTCCGGCCAGCCGGAACTCATCGCTGTCTACGGCCGCAGACGCGTCGGCAAGACATTTCTGATCCGCGAATACCTGGCGAACGCGATCTGCTTCGAACTCACCGGGCTGCACAACGAGACTCTGCCGAGGCAGCTGGAGAACTTCTCCCGGCGACTGCGGGAACAGACGGGAGCCGACGAGCCGGTGCCGCAGTCCTGGCTGGAAGCATTCGGGCAGCTCCGCGGCTTCCTCAGCAATCAAAGGTCGAAACAGAAAAGGGTCCTGTTTTTTGATGAATTCCCGTGGCTGGCCGGCCGGCGTTCCGGTTTTCTGTCGGCCTTCGAGGAATTCTGGAATTCGTTCGCCAGCCGGGATTCCGGCATCGTCTGTATCATCTGCGGGTCGGCCGCGTCATGGATGATCACCAAAGTCATCAATGCAAAAGGCGGCCTGCACAACCGAGCGACAGCGACGCTGCGTCTGGAGCCATTCACACTGGCGGAAACGAAGGAGTACCTGCAGCACCGCCGCGTCAGCCTCACGGATCTTCAGATCACGCAGCTCTACACGGTGCTGGGCGGCATCCCGCACTACCTGCAGCGTGTGAAGAGAGGGCAATCGGCCGCTCAGACAATCGACGAATTGTGCTTCACCAAAGACGGTTTGCTGGCTCGTGAGTTCGACAACCTTTACGCCGCGCTGTTCGAAAATGCCGACCGTCACGAATCCGTTGTCCGAGTGCTCGCCGATACGCGACAGGGACTGACGCGGACGGAACTGGTGCGGTCCGCGTCGCTGGAAAGCGGTGGCACGCTGACCAAAGTCCTGCGGGAACTTTCTGAATCCGGCTTTATCCGAGAAATGCCTGCGCTGCACGCTGTGCGCAAGAATTCCCTGCTGAGACTGACCGATGAATACTCCCTGTTCTATCTGAAGTGGATCGAAACCAATCGCATGAGCGGTGCCGATGTCTGGCTGACGAAATCGTCCGGACAGAAGTACAAAAGCTGGTGCGGCTATGCGTTCGAGAATCTGTGCCTGAAACATGTACCGCAGATCAAGGCCGCTCTGGGAATTTCCGGTGTACTGACCGAAGAAGCTTCATGGCACTATCGAGCCGCGGACGACAGCCAGCAGGGCGCCCAGATCGATCTGCTGATCGACCGCAATGATCAATGCATCAACGTGTGCGAAATGAAGTTTTCGGAGGCACCGTTCACGATTGACAAACGGTACGCAGCAGAATTGCGACGCAAGCTGGCCGTATTCCGGGAGCGATCCAAAACAAACAAATCGATCTTTCTGACGATGGTCACTTCCGCCGGACTTCGCCAGAATCAGTATTCGCGGGAACTGGTCGCCGGCGAAGTCACGCTTGCCGACCTGTTCGAGCCGCTGAAACGGCAGAAATCCCAGTCTGCGGTCAGATCGGAATGA
- the gatB gene encoding Asp-tRNA(Asn)/Glu-tRNA(Gln) amidotransferase subunit GatB: protein MPDYTTIIGLEVHTQLKTASKLFCGCANEFNPDQPNTQTCPVCLGLPGSLPVMNRHAFELSVKTALALNCTIPHFTKWDRKQYYYPDLPKAYQISQYDLPFSQHGWLEIAGDDPNREPRRIRITRAHLEEDAGKNIHDDSGRGGDSHVDLNRTGTPLLEIVSEPDLRSASEARRYLEDLRTLLLFIGVSDCNMQEGSLRCDANVNLHITGDDGSTIATPIVELKNMNSFRNVELAIEYEARRQIRDFEKTGLTIRDAPKSTRGWDADAGRTFAQREKEESSDYRYFPDPDLVPVVLTEAEIESIRQSLPETPAARKQRFQHSLGLSEYDASVIIGQGPELTAYFEDAAAVCRDGKVAANWVTQDVLRDLNAGDGGLAGFPVTSEILGTLLKCITDGRITNKSARDVYAILRERSASGAAIGAGDVDDIIAENNLEIVRDAGAIEAAIAAAVSARPDAAADVRAGKPQAIGPLIGMVMKQVGGADPKSVREMLLKAIQEG, encoded by the coding sequence ATGCCAGACTATACGACAATCATCGGACTTGAGGTTCACACGCAGCTTAAAACCGCTTCGAAGCTGTTCTGCGGCTGCGCGAACGAATTCAATCCGGATCAGCCGAATACACAGACGTGTCCGGTCTGTCTGGGACTGCCGGGCTCGCTGCCGGTCATGAACCGCCATGCGTTTGAACTTTCCGTGAAGACCGCTCTGGCGCTGAACTGCACGATCCCGCATTTCACAAAGTGGGACCGCAAGCAGTATTACTATCCGGACCTGCCCAAAGCCTACCAGATCAGCCAGTACGATCTGCCGTTCAGTCAGCATGGCTGGCTGGAGATTGCCGGCGATGATCCGAACCGCGAACCAAGACGGATCCGCATCACGCGGGCTCATCTGGAGGAAGACGCCGGCAAGAACATTCACGACGACAGCGGTCGCGGCGGCGACAGCCATGTCGACCTGAATCGTACCGGAACTCCGCTGCTGGAGATCGTCAGCGAACCGGACCTGCGCTCGGCTTCCGAAGCCCGGCGATATCTGGAAGACCTGCGGACGCTGTTGCTGTTCATCGGAGTCTCCGACTGCAACATGCAGGAAGGCTCACTTCGCTGCGATGCAAATGTCAACCTGCATATCACCGGCGACGATGGTTCAACAATCGCGACACCGATCGTTGAACTGAAGAACATGAACAGCTTCCGCAACGTCGAACTGGCGATTGAATACGAAGCCAGGCGGCAGATTCGCGATTTCGAAAAGACGGGCCTGACGATCCGGGACGCTCCCAAGTCTACTCGCGGCTGGGACGCCGATGCCGGCAGAACGTTCGCTCAGCGGGAAAAGGAAGAATCGTCTGACTATCGCTACTTTCCGGATCCGGACCTGGTGCCGGTCGTGCTGACCGAAGCGGAGATTGAATCCATTCGTCAGTCGCTTCCCGAAACACCGGCCGCCAGGAAGCAGCGATTTCAGCATTCGCTGGGGCTGTCGGAATACGATGCGTCCGTCATCATCGGACAGGGGCCGGAGTTGACAGCTTACTTTGAAGACGCTGCGGCTGTCTGCCGGGACGGAAAGGTCGCGGCCAACTGGGTAACACAGGACGTGCTCCGGGATCTGAACGCCGGCGACGGCGGACTTGCCGGATTTCCCGTGACGTCGGAAATTCTGGGGACGCTGCTGAAATGCATCACGGATGGACGGATCACCAACAAGAGTGCCCGCGACGTGTACGCGATCCTTCGCGAACGCTCGGCGTCGGGCGCGGCCATTGGTGCTGGTGATGTGGACGACATTATTGCCGAAAACAATCTGGAGATCGTTCGGGACGCAGGTGCGATCGAGGCCGCGATTGCCGCAGCCGTCTCCGCCAGACCGGACGCCGCAGCCGACGTCAGGGCCGGCAAGCCGCAGGCGATCGGTCCGCTGATCGGCATGGTGATGAAACAGGTCGGCGGAGCCGATCCGAAATCCGTGCGTGAAATGCTGCTGAAGGCAATTCAGGAAGGCTGA
- a CDS encoding heavy metal translocating P-type ATPase codes for MGETHRTAATRNSASAERDALTEARSSHMQLLIALLAIIAIVVHFVLRRYVPDSARLINLPLYAALVLGGIPLVWGLLVKLFRREFGSDLLAGISIVTAALLEEYLAGTLVVLMLSGGEALEAYAVRSASSVLEALSKRMPSIAHRRTDSRLVDVPLEQIAVGDVLLILPHEVCPVDGTVLEGHSVMDESYLTGEPYLMSKTPGAAVLSGAINGDSALTIQADKLAVNSRYAQIMQVMQSSQQHRPRIRRLGDQLGAVYTPIAVAVALAAWFASGDPIRFLAVMVVATPCPLLIAIPVAIIGSISLAARRAIVIRDPAVLEKIDGCRTMIFDKTGTLTYGEPQLTEQLCADGFEATTVLSLVASVEAYSRHPLAESIVAAGRENGVAIHQTAEISERPGQGLRGRVGGKTVRITSRKALAAEFPDAVAQLPPQSGGLECVVLIDERYAATYRFRDAPRKEGEPFVRHLRPRHQIDRVMLLSGDRESEVRYLADLVGVTEVYAEKSPEEKLTIVRRETAQADTVFVGDGINDAPALMAATVGVAFGQNSDVTTEAAGAVVMDSSLQKVDELMHIGRRMRTIALQSAVGGMAISIVAMFIAAAGYLPPVAGAVTQEIIDVLAVVNALRVALPPRSLTDY; via the coding sequence ATGGGTGAAACGCACCGCACGGCCGCCACTCGGAACTCCGCCTCCGCAGAACGCGACGCGCTGACAGAAGCACGATCCAGCCACATGCAGTTGCTGATCGCGCTGCTGGCAATCATTGCCATCGTGGTGCATTTCGTGCTGCGGCGATATGTGCCGGATTCTGCGCGGCTGATCAATCTGCCGCTGTACGCAGCGCTGGTGCTTGGCGGAATTCCGCTCGTCTGGGGACTGCTGGTGAAGCTGTTCCGGCGCGAGTTCGGGTCAGATCTGCTGGCCGGGATCTCCATAGTGACCGCCGCGCTGCTGGAAGAGTATCTGGCGGGGACTCTGGTCGTGCTGATGCTGTCCGGCGGTGAAGCTCTGGAAGCCTACGCGGTTCGCAGCGCGTCGTCCGTGCTGGAAGCGCTGTCGAAACGCATGCCGTCGATCGCTCATAGAAGAACGGATTCGCGGCTTGTGGATGTTCCGCTGGAGCAGATCGCCGTCGGCGACGTCCTGCTGATTCTTCCGCACGAAGTCTGTCCCGTCGACGGCACAGTGCTGGAAGGACACAGCGTCATGGACGAATCCTACCTGACCGGCGAACCGTATCTGATGTCCAAGACTCCCGGAGCCGCAGTGCTGTCCGGTGCGATCAACGGAGATTCGGCGCTGACGATTCAGGCCGACAAGCTGGCGGTAAATTCCCGCTACGCTCAGATCATGCAGGTGATGCAGTCATCGCAGCAGCACCGGCCGCGAATTCGTCGTCTGGGCGATCAGCTTGGTGCCGTGTACACACCGATTGCGGTGGCTGTTGCTCTGGCCGCGTGGTTTGCCAGTGGCGACCCCATCCGGTTTCTGGCGGTGATGGTTGTCGCCACTCCGTGCCCGCTGCTGATTGCCATTCCGGTGGCGATCATCGGTTCGATTTCGCTGGCAGCTCGGCGAGCGATCGTCATTCGGGACCCGGCCGTTCTGGAAAAGATTGACGGCTGCCGCACGATGATCTTCGACAAGACCGGGACGCTGACCTACGGCGAACCGCAGCTTACCGAACAGCTTTGCGCGGACGGTTTCGAAGCGACGACCGTGCTGTCACTTGTCGCCAGCGTCGAAGCCTATTCCCGGCATCCGCTGGCCGAATCGATCGTGGCGGCAGGCCGTGAAAACGGCGTGGCCATACACCAGACCGCAGAAATCAGTGAACGGCCGGGACAGGGTCTGCGGGGCCGAGTCGGTGGCAAGACGGTTCGCATTACCAGTCGCAAGGCACTCGCCGCGGAATTCCCCGACGCCGTCGCTCAGCTTCCGCCGCAGTCCGGTGGTCTGGAATGTGTCGTCCTGATCGACGAACGCTATGCCGCGACATACCGATTCCGGGATGCGCCGCGGAAAGAAGGCGAACCGTTCGTTCGACACCTGCGGCCCAGACATCAGATTGACCGTGTCATGCTGTTGTCCGGTGACCGTGAGTCCGAGGTCCGCTACCTGGCGGACCTGGTCGGCGTGACCGAGGTTTATGCCGAAAAGAGTCCCGAAGAGAAACTCACAATCGTTCGTCGCGAAACGGCTCAGGCCGACACTGTATTCGTGGGCGACGGAATCAACGACGCTCCCGCGCTGATGGCCGCTACCGTCGGCGTTGCGTTTGGCCAGAACAGCGATGTCACCACGGAAGCCGCCGGAGCCGTCGTCATGGATTCGTCGCTGCAGAAAGTGGACGAACTGATGCACATCGGCCGCCGCATGAGAACCATTGCTCTGCAAAGCGCCGTGGGAGGAATGGCGATCAGCATTGTCGCCATGTTCATCGCCGCTGCCGGATACCTGCCGCCGGTGGCAGGAGCCGTGACTCAGGAAATCATCGACGTGCTGGCCGTGGTGAATGCCCTTCGAGTTGCTCTGCCGCCGCGGTCCCTGACGGATTACTGA
- a CDS encoding neutral/alkaline non-lysosomal ceramidase N-terminal domain-containing protein, with amino-acid sequence MTTVHSSSGSKSQTTTRGAVVRFFQSGLCVVAARISVLAIVLLYGGHAAAVADDSGWQAGVARTVITPQKLMWMSGYASRDKPAEGKLHDLWAKALVMRDAGGHDAVLVTLDLIGIDRDTSREICETLQTVHGLQRSQIALATSHTHTGPVVGENLGAMYSYGNDQAALVRDYRAFLIQSVVDVVAKAYQDVAPAALSYGRDAADFAVNRRNNREPDVPALREAGQLQGPVDHAAPVLVVRGSDGTLKTIVFGYACHATVLSFFQWSGDWPGFAQIEIERRHPTAVAMFVAGCGADQNPLPRRTVELAEEYGRDTADAVDRVLASDMKKVTGSLRTAYREIDLAFGELPSQEQLELDASSDNVYIARRAKLLLQTIASQGRLAATYPYPVQAWAIGDDARTVILGGEVVVDFSLRLKAEIANRDLWIAGYSNDVMAYIPSLRVLREGGYEGASSMIYYGQPTIWSEVVEEHIIATAKSLLESL; translated from the coding sequence ATGACAACAGTTCACTCTTCGTCCGGCAGCAAATCTCAGACAACCACGCGCGGAGCCGTTGTACGCTTTTTTCAGTCAGGCCTGTGTGTCGTCGCGGCGCGGATCTCCGTACTTGCGATCGTCCTTTTGTACGGTGGCCATGCCGCGGCAGTTGCCGACGATAGTGGCTGGCAGGCAGGAGTCGCCAGGACAGTCATTACTCCGCAGAAGCTGATGTGGATGTCCGGGTACGCGTCACGCGACAAACCCGCGGAAGGCAAACTTCACGACCTGTGGGCCAAGGCACTGGTCATGCGCGACGCGGGTGGTCACGACGCCGTGCTGGTGACTCTGGATCTGATCGGCATTGATCGGGACACCTCGCGCGAGATCTGTGAGACGCTGCAAACCGTTCACGGACTGCAGCGTTCACAGATCGCTCTGGCGACGTCACACACGCACACGGGACCGGTGGTCGGTGAAAATCTGGGAGCGATGTATTCCTACGGAAACGACCAGGCGGCATTGGTCCGCGATTACCGGGCGTTCCTGATTCAATCGGTGGTCGACGTAGTGGCGAAGGCCTATCAGGATGTGGCTCCGGCGGCTTTGAGTTATGGTCGGGACGCCGCAGACTTCGCGGTGAATCGGCGCAACAACCGTGAACCCGACGTACCAGCGCTGCGGGAAGCCGGTCAGTTGCAGGGACCGGTCGACCACGCGGCTCCGGTGCTGGTCGTTCGCGGCAGCGACGGAACTCTGAAAACAATCGTCTTCGGCTATGCCTGCCACGCAACCGTGCTTTCATTCTTTCAATGGTCCGGTGACTGGCCGGGGTTCGCGCAGATCGAAATTGAGCGGCGGCACCCAACCGCGGTAGCCATGTTCGTCGCCGGATGCGGAGCCGACCAGAATCCGCTGCCCCGCAGAACCGTGGAACTGGCTGAGGAATACGGTCGCGACACGGCCGATGCGGTTGACCGCGTTCTGGCATCGGACATGAAGAAAGTGACGGGATCACTCCGCACCGCTTACCGCGAGATCGACCTGGCGTTCGGTGAGCTGCCTTCGCAGGAACAGCTCGAACTGGATGCTTCGTCGGATAACGTATACATCGCCCGCCGAGCGAAGCTGTTGCTGCAAACGATCGCTTCACAGGGCCGGCTTGCGGCGACTTATCCGTACCCGGTTCAGGCCTGGGCGATCGGCGACGACGCTCGCACGGTGATTCTGGGCGGCGAAGTTGTGGTGGATTTTTCGCTGCGGCTGAAGGCGGAGATCGCAAACCGTGATTTGTGGATCGCCGGCTACAGCAACGATGTCATGGCCTACATTCCGTCGCTGCGAGTGCTGCGGGAAGGCGGCTACGAAGGTGCCTCGTCGATGATTTACTACGGACAGCCGACGATCTGGTCGGAAGTCGTCGAGGAGCACATTATCGCGACAGCGAAATCGCTGCTGGAAAGCCTTTGA
- a CDS encoding DUF1501 domain-containing protein, with product MLQINGNLKGAKAFCDGINRRRFLQVGGMSTFGLTLPGLLRAEQSRKHPAATSKKSVILIWMHGGPSQLDTFDMKPLAPAEYRGPFNPIASTLPGLDVCELLPEHANVMDKCTVIRSFSHYNGDHWAAAHWMLTGRLGATGSDRPPRMPSMGAVASHLLGPTQPGALTNVNMNDGGFGYHGGAWLGVNYNPFRYGEFSYGNEAGRLPTGDHSSFSLVDGLSEKRMMNRVGLQQQLDSLKRRIDHNRTFDQMDAVDQQALDIVLSGRVRKAFDVSEEDQQLRDKYGPGWGEQALLARRLIEAGVRFVSLNTGYFDDHGHIERALRDKLPRHDKCVGVLIQDLADRGMLDDTLVVTAGEFGHTPRINDNAGRDHWPQAQSILLAGGGFRHGQVIGSTNSKAEHPTSRKIGVEDFCATVYHALGLRVDDEIFDLSGRPTHLVPGGEVPHELL from the coding sequence ATGCTGCAAATCAACGGAAATCTCAAAGGCGCGAAAGCCTTCTGCGACGGGATCAACCGGCGCCGATTTCTGCAGGTCGGGGGGATGAGCACGTTTGGGCTGACTCTGCCGGGACTGCTCCGCGCGGAACAGTCGCGAAAGCACCCGGCGGCGACTTCCAAAAAGTCAGTGATTCTGATCTGGATGCACGGCGGACCGTCCCAACTGGATACGTTCGACATGAAGCCGCTGGCTCCGGCGGAATACCGCGGACCGTTCAATCCCATTGCGTCGACGCTGCCGGGACTTGACGTCTGCGAACTGCTGCCCGAGCACGCCAATGTGATGGATAAGTGCACCGTCATCCGCAGCTTTTCGCATTACAACGGCGATCACTGGGCAGCGGCTCACTGGATGCTGACCGGTCGCCTGGGCGCGACCGGCAGTGATCGCCCGCCTCGCATGCCGTCGATGGGAGCCGTCGCGTCGCATCTGCTGGGACCGACTCAGCCCGGCGCCCTGACCAACGTCAACATGAACGACGGTGGTTTCGGTTATCACGGCGGAGCGTGGCTGGGTGTGAACTACAACCCGTTTCGCTACGGTGAATTCAGCTATGGCAACGAAGCCGGGCGACTGCCGACGGGCGATCACAGCAGCTTCTCGCTGGTCGATGGTCTGTCCGAAAAACGCATGATGAACCGCGTCGGACTGCAGCAGCAACTGGACAGCCTGAAACGAAGAATTGATCACAATCGCACGTTCGATCAGATGGACGCGGTCGACCAGCAGGCGCTGGATATCGTACTTTCCGGACGTGTTCGCAAAGCCTTTGATGTGTCTGAAGAAGATCAGCAGCTTCGCGACAAGTACGGTCCCGGCTGGGGAGAACAAGCGCTGCTGGCCCGGCGGCTGATCGAAGCCGGCGTGCGGTTCGTATCCCTGAACACCGGCTACTTCGATGACCACGGCCATATCGAACGCGCGCTGCGAGACAAGCTGCCGCGGCATGACAAGTGTGTTGGCGTGCTGATTCAGGATCTCGCCGATCGCGGAATGCTGGACGATACTCTGGTCGTGACCGCGGGCGAGTTCGGCCATACGCCGCGAATCAACGACAACGCCGGTCGCGATCACTGGCCGCAGGCGCAAAGCATTCTGCTGGCCGGCGGTGGGTTCAGGCACGGTCAGGTCATCGGCAGCACCAACAGCAAGGCCGAACACCCGACGTCGCGCAAGATCGGCGTCGAAGATTTCTGTGCGACCGTCTACCACGCACTCGGACTTCGCGTCGACGACGAAATCTTTGACCTGTCCGGACGACCAACGCACCTGGTTCCCGGCGGTGAGGTTCCGCACGAATTGCTGTAA